In Paenibacillus hexagrammi, the following are encoded in one genomic region:
- the rpsD gene encoding 30S ribosomal protein S4, whose protein sequence is MARYTGPKFKLSRRLGISLSGTGKELKRPFPPGQHGPGQRKKLSGYGVQLQEKQKLRHMYGLNEKQFRNLFDKATKTKGIAGENFMILLESRLDNLVYRLGLSNSRAGARQLVAHGHVTVNGKKVDIPSYTVSTGDVISLRERSKGLSTVKEALANRNYLPTYLEFNDSGMEGKFIRLPERSELPQEIDEKQIVEFYSR, encoded by the coding sequence ATGGCACGTTATACAGGTCCTAAGTTTAAATTAAGCCGCCGTCTTGGCATTTCCCTAAGCGGTACTGGAAAAGAATTGAAACGCCCTTTCCCTCCAGGACAACATGGTCCAGGACAACGTAAAAAACTGAGCGGCTACGGCGTTCAACTTCAAGAAAAACAAAAACTTCGCCATATGTATGGTTTGAACGAAAAGCAATTCCGCAATCTGTTTGATAAAGCAACAAAAACAAAAGGTATCGCGGGTGAAAACTTCATGATCCTGCTTGAGAGCCGCCTGGACAACCTTGTGTACCGTCTTGGTCTTTCCAACTCCCGTGCAGGTGCACGTCAATTAGTTGCCCACGGTCACGTAACTGTAAACGGCAAAAAAGTGGATATCCCTTCTTACACTGTATCCACTGGCGACGTTATCAGCCTTCGTGAAAGAAGCAAAGGTCTTTCCACTGTGAAAGAAGCGCTTGCTAACCGCAACTACCTGCCAACTTACCTGGAGTTCAACGACTCCGGCATGGAAGGTAAATTCATCCGTCTGCCTGAGCGTTCTGAGCTTCCTCAAGAAATTGACGAGAAGCAAATCGTCGAGTTCTACAGCCGTTAA
- a CDS encoding helix-turn-helix domain-containing protein yields MAIKGQTFRHYPESIKTEAIRLHEVEGWSYREITEHLGIYDKGRVKKWMSKYRECGEESFKDKRGGPFRAETEQERLIRQLQLEVDVLKKWLQILSREVHKINTTS; encoded by the coding sequence ATGGCGATCAAAGGACAAACGTTTAGACATTATCCAGAATCCATCAAGACAGAGGCTATTCGTTTACATGAGGTGGAGGGTTGGAGCTACCGAGAAATCACAGAACATTTGGGGATATATGATAAGGGACGGGTCAAGAAGTGGATGAGTAAATACCGTGAGTGCGGCGAAGAAAGTTTTAAGGACAAGCGTGGAGGCCCCTTTCGAGCAGAGACAGAGCAAGAGCGACTAATTCGACAGTTGCAATTAGAGGTAGATGTGCTAAAAAAGTGGTTACAAATCTTGAGTCGGGAGGTGCACAAGATAAATACTACGTCATAG
- a CDS encoding transglycosylase domain-containing protein produces MRKFFAKLNRPWIRMTLKVTGITLKWLIIMGFLAGLLGGFTAFGYVSALVKKDPVRSEESIREQIQENAITGFAYFDDDKVIGQLRTEEDRRLVALADIPQILLDAVLSIEDSDFYNHRGVDFKGLYRAVTQKLLHEDVQTGGSTITQQLARRVFLTLDRDDGRKAREILLALRMERLMSKDEILLAYLNKIPYGNGHTGYNLYGIKAAAKGLFNIDDLNKLNIAQAAYLAGLPQLPSQYSAYTSKPEFDEDGFKRAVTRQQLVLRRMLEEHKITNEQYQEALSFDLRGSMPEASQKAYTTYPYLMIETEREATEILLKLQKPDIDPNKDPAAYNEAFKSAQTQLLRGGYQIYTTIDKSIYDSMHEISGNDKNFAPYDEKKKDEQVGAIMIDNKTGAIKGMIEGRDFFKEQLNHATQAYRQPGSTMKPIAAYIPALEKGAIQPASILDDVPIILKDGVKGFHLPENWDHKFHGLMTARRALNQSYNIPAIDLFLNKVGIDEAWNFAKTLGITSIAKEDYYAQTGVIGGLSRGTSVKELTGAYASIPNKGVFNETYMIRAIKDSNGKTIYEHKEEPVTAFSEQSAYLITDMMKTVISQGTATDLMKKYKSYGKIEISGKTGSTQDDADAWFMGFTPDITVGVWIGYDQPINKLSSKIGQTNHAKDIWALVMNSTIEKHPELFPNKAFEKPDGIVSATVSDLSGMLPSELTTKTGHLVTDIFNKKYVPTETDNVMLNAKISTYNGVNYLAQEDTPADFVQEKTVIRRQKSISELLKEVETAMSKLPEKSRKPIDSYKPTDYDSDAPSELDPRVDDGLVPTAPSTVVATKAGDNAVITFRPAQVQIWSDIGFIALITTANSSCWAAKLF; encoded by the coding sequence ATGCGCAAATTTTTTGCCAAATTAAATCGACCTTGGATAAGAATGACGTTAAAAGTAACAGGAATTACTCTGAAATGGCTAATCATAATGGGATTCCTCGCCGGTCTTCTAGGAGGATTTACCGCATTCGGCTATGTCAGCGCGTTAGTAAAAAAGGACCCTGTCCGCAGTGAGGAATCCATTCGGGAGCAGATTCAGGAAAATGCAATTACAGGCTTCGCCTATTTTGATGACGATAAGGTCATCGGACAGCTCCGTACAGAGGAAGACCGCCGGCTTGTTGCTCTCGCGGATATCCCGCAAATTCTTTTGGACGCGGTGCTATCCATTGAGGATAGTGATTTTTACAATCATCGTGGCGTTGATTTTAAAGGACTTTACCGTGCTGTCACTCAAAAGCTCTTGCATGAGGACGTCCAAACAGGCGGAAGCACCATTACCCAGCAGCTGGCCAGACGTGTATTTTTGACCCTGGATCGGGATGACGGAAGGAAAGCTAGAGAAATTCTACTCGCTTTGCGAATGGAACGACTGATGTCCAAAGACGAAATCCTGTTGGCTTACTTGAACAAAATCCCTTATGGCAATGGTCATACCGGATATAACCTTTATGGAATTAAGGCAGCTGCCAAAGGCTTATTCAATATTGATGATTTAAACAAATTAAACATCGCTCAAGCAGCTTATCTAGCAGGCCTGCCTCAGCTGCCCTCCCAATATTCGGCTTATACAAGCAAGCCTGAATTTGACGAAGACGGATTCAAGAGAGCTGTTACCAGGCAGCAGCTTGTGCTGAGACGCATGCTTGAAGAACACAAAATAACAAATGAACAATATCAAGAAGCGTTGTCCTTTGATCTTCGCGGTTCGATGCCGGAGGCTTCTCAAAAAGCTTATACAACATACCCGTATCTCATGATTGAAACAGAACGGGAAGCAACTGAAATACTACTGAAGCTGCAAAAGCCGGACATTGATCCCAACAAGGATCCTGCCGCTTACAATGAGGCGTTCAAATCTGCACAAACCCAGCTCCTTCGGGGCGGATATCAAATCTATACCACGATAGACAAATCGATCTATGATTCCATGCACGAAATCTCAGGCAATGATAAGAACTTCGCGCCTTATGATGAGAAGAAGAAGGATGAGCAAGTTGGCGCCATCATGATTGACAACAAAACCGGTGCGATTAAAGGTATGATTGAAGGAAGAGACTTCTTTAAGGAACAGCTGAATCATGCCACGCAAGCCTATAGGCAGCCGGGTTCGACCATGAAGCCAATCGCCGCTTATATACCGGCACTTGAAAAAGGCGCCATTCAGCCTGCTAGTATTTTGGATGATGTGCCGATCATTCTAAAAGATGGAGTTAAAGGCTTCCATCTTCCGGAAAACTGGGACCACAAGTTTCACGGCTTGATGACCGCGAGACGCGCTCTTAATCAATCGTATAATATACCGGCCATTGACCTATTCTTAAACAAGGTCGGAATCGATGAGGCTTGGAACTTTGCCAAGACGCTTGGTATCACCTCCATTGCCAAGGAAGATTACTACGCACAAACAGGGGTCATCGGAGGACTCAGCCGCGGTACATCCGTTAAAGAGCTGACAGGCGCTTACGCCTCCATCCCGAATAAAGGTGTATTTAATGAAACTTATATGATCAGAGCTATTAAGGATTCTAACGGCAAAACAATCTACGAACATAAGGAAGAGCCAGTTACTGCCTTCTCCGAGCAATCGGCTTACCTGATAACGGACATGATGAAAACTGTCATCTCCCAAGGGACCGCTACCGATTTGATGAAGAAATATAAATCATACGGCAAGATTGAAATATCGGGTAAAACCGGTTCTACGCAGGACGATGCCGATGCATGGTTTATGGGCTTTACACCGGATATTACAGTTGGTGTATGGATTGGATACGACCAACCGATTAACAAGCTTTCCTCGAAAATCGGGCAAACGAACCACGCCAAAGATATTTGGGCGCTTGTCATGAACAGCACCATTGAAAAGCACCCCGAGCTGTTTCCTAACAAAGCATTTGAGAAGCCAGATGGCATTGTCAGTGCGACAGTTTCCGATCTTTCAGGTATGCTGCCAAGTGAGCTCACAACCAAAACCGGTCATTTGGTAACCGATATTTTTAATAAGAAATATGTGCCTACAGAAACCGACAATGTCATGCTGAATGCGAAAATCAGCACCTATAATGGGGTTAATTACTTGGCACAGGAAGATACGCCGGCAGACTTCGTCCAAGAGAAAACCGTAATCAGAAGACAGAAGTCGATCAGCGAGCTGCTTAAGGAAGTTGAAACCGCCATGAGTAAGCTTCCTGAAAAAAGCAGAAAGCCGATAGATAGTTACAAACCGACGGACTACGATTCAGACGCGCCTTCCGAACTCGATCCTCGTGTTGATGACGGCCTAGTACCAACGGCTCCGAGCACTGTCGTTGCCACTAAAGCCGGCGATAACGCGGTGATCACATTCAGGCCAGCCCAAGTCCAGATCTGGTCGGATATCGGATTTATCGCTCTGATAACCACGGCAAATTCCAGCTGCTGGGCGGCAAAGTTGTTCTAG
- a CDS encoding sensor domain-containing diguanylate cyclase, protein MSSLYTIAESLKSSVYLLAERRKYEQLVRHNQQSERESKKQEVLFEASKKLHAKIDVDSVLTEVIESIHSVYPNIEVDLLLSQDSHSTSLPVKPLNFQSLEDDISTRAFMEGHVIFEPTSDTDGPSYGNIAVPLSGKQGVYGVLYLHSAYDLIHSTDLQFISVLADTAGSAFENAKLYEQSNLLINELRLINEITKQLNQQSLRLNEIFNFASSELLSIFGADYCCILQTDKNEEKLVVQATNLPAMYHETFTLDEGFSGLIYTTKEPIIISDYWQNNKVSSTLMDRSQSRSLIGSPILVNGEVVGVILVVHSKPNFFSYDNYKLLQVLSGHIGLAMTNASLHAEVKRMVITDNLTGLYARHYLDEQANLMQKKDFCGSLIVVDIDNFKRVNDTYGHQIGDKILIQVSHIIKTSIRDTDIAARWGGEELAVYLPQVAKDQTVRIAERIRTRVIQETNPQVTVSCGVSDWNWEEDKISVESLFYRADMALYQAKNNGRNQIQIG, encoded by the coding sequence GTGTCGTCTCTATACACGATTGCGGAATCCTTGAAAAGCAGTGTGTATCTTCTTGCAGAGAGACGGAAATATGAGCAGCTAGTCCGCCATAATCAGCAAAGCGAGAGGGAATCCAAAAAGCAGGAAGTTTTATTCGAGGCTTCCAAAAAACTTCACGCCAAGATCGATGTTGATTCGGTATTAACAGAAGTAATCGAAAGTATACACAGTGTGTACCCAAATATTGAAGTGGACCTGTTGTTATCTCAAGATAGCCACAGTACTAGTCTTCCTGTAAAACCACTTAATTTTCAAAGCCTGGAAGACGACATCAGTACAAGAGCATTCATGGAAGGGCACGTTATTTTTGAACCGACTTCGGATACAGATGGTCCAAGCTATGGCAACATTGCTGTGCCGTTATCAGGGAAACAGGGCGTGTATGGAGTTTTGTATCTTCACTCCGCGTATGATTTAATACACTCCACCGATCTGCAGTTTATTTCTGTACTAGCGGATACTGCCGGTTCCGCCTTTGAGAATGCGAAGCTGTACGAGCAGTCCAATTTATTAATCAATGAGCTGCGTCTTATTAATGAAATTACAAAGCAGTTGAACCAGCAAAGCTTGCGACTGAACGAAATTTTTAATTTTGCGTCTAGCGAGCTGCTCTCTATTTTTGGAGCCGATTATTGCTGTATTCTTCAAACAGATAAAAATGAAGAGAAGCTTGTCGTGCAAGCGACGAATCTTCCGGCGATGTATCACGAAACATTTACATTAGACGAAGGCTTCTCCGGATTAATATATACAACAAAAGAGCCGATCATTATTTCGGATTATTGGCAGAACAATAAAGTAAGCTCGACATTAATGGATAGAAGTCAGTCGCGTTCTTTGATAGGTTCTCCTATTTTAGTGAATGGTGAAGTGGTCGGAGTTATTCTTGTAGTTCACAGCAAACCGAATTTCTTCTCGTACGATAATTATAAGCTGCTTCAAGTATTATCAGGACACATCGGACTGGCTATGACCAATGCATCTTTACATGCTGAGGTTAAGCGGATGGTCATCACGGATAATTTGACAGGGTTATACGCCCGTCATTATTTGGATGAGCAAGCGAATCTTATGCAAAAAAAGGATTTTTGCGGCTCGTTGATTGTAGTGGACATTGATAATTTTAAGCGAGTTAATGACACGTATGGGCATCAAATTGGCGATAAAATTTTGATACAGGTCAGTCATATTATTAAAACAAGCATTCGAGATACTGATATTGCCGCAAGGTGGGGCGGTGAGGAGCTCGCTGTTTATCTGCCACAGGTAGCTAAGGATCAAACGGTAAGAATAGCGGAGCGAATCCGTACAAGAGTAATCCAAGAGACGAATCCGCAAGTAACCGTTTCCTGTGGTGTGTCGGATTGGAACTGGGAAGAAGATAAAATCAGTGTGGAATCATTGTTCTATCGCGCGGATATGGCGCTGTATCAAGCGAAGAATAATGGCCGAAATCAAATTCAAATAGGTTGA
- a CDS encoding IS3 family transposase, which produces MVTNLESGGAQDKYYVIDELKEQQSVKELCSYLGVSRSGYYAYVKRRTTDPDGELKLKILAIYEQRKKILGYRRIQDELYRQHNLIVNHKKVLRLMQELGIKSIIRRKYKYQTSHEAAISDGRVAENLLKRNFHADGPNQKWVTDVTQYRVFDDRVYLSAIKDLWNGEIVAYHISNRNDNPLVLDTFRKAFKAHKDVSGLIVHSDQGSQYTSHAYHDMLPKVGARISMSRRGNCYDNASMESFFSHLKVEALYPYDIRSIEEVQRRIEEFIRFYNEERAQKKLNKLTPVEYRRQLVA; this is translated from the coding sequence GTGGTTACAAATCTTGAGTCGGGAGGTGCACAAGATAAATACTACGTCATAGATGAGTTGAAGGAGCAGCAAAGCGTGAAAGAGTTATGTTCTTATTTGGGAGTAAGCAGAAGTGGTTACTACGCCTATGTAAAGCGTAGGACAACAGATCCTGATGGAGAACTAAAGCTCAAAATCTTGGCGATCTACGAGCAGCGTAAGAAGATTCTAGGGTACCGCCGTATTCAAGATGAGTTGTATCGTCAGCATAACCTTATCGTCAATCATAAGAAGGTTTTGCGCCTTATGCAAGAACTTGGCATCAAGTCAATTATCCGCCGCAAATATAAGTATCAAACGAGTCATGAAGCAGCTATATCCGACGGGAGAGTGGCCGAGAACTTGCTAAAGCGGAACTTCCATGCCGACGGTCCAAATCAAAAGTGGGTTACAGATGTTACGCAATATCGTGTGTTCGATGATCGGGTCTACTTATCGGCCATAAAGGATCTCTGGAACGGCGAAATTGTGGCTTATCACATCAGTAACCGTAACGACAATCCGCTTGTATTAGATACGTTTAGAAAAGCATTTAAAGCGCATAAAGACGTGTCTGGATTGATCGTTCACAGCGATCAAGGAAGCCAGTACACGTCTCATGCTTACCACGACATGCTGCCAAAGGTTGGCGCCCGAATCAGCATGTCCCGCCGAGGCAATTGTTATGATAATGCCTCTATGGAAAGTTTCTTCTCTCATTTGAAAGTGGAAGCTCTCTATCCCTATGATATCCGAAGTATCGAGGAAGTACAAAGGCGAATTGAGGAATTTATTCGATTTTATAACGAGGAAAGAGCACAGAAAAAACTAAACAAGCTGACTCCGGTTGAGTACCGGCGCCAGCTTGTTGCCTAG
- the tyrS gene encoding tyrosine--tRNA ligase yields the protein MNILQDLEFRGLLHQITDREGLDKKLSEEKVVLYCGFDPTADSLHIGSLLPILTLRRFQQAGHIPLALVGGGTGLIGDPSGKANERTLNGPEVVEAWSESIKSQLSRFLDFSEERENPAELVNNYDWLGPLNVIEFLRDIGKNFTVNYMLAKDSVDSRITKGISFTEFSYMILQSYDFLKLAETKGCSLQIGGSDQWGNITAGLELIGKTTDVRAYGVTLPLVTKSDGQKFGKTEGGAIWLDAAKTSPYQFYQFWVNTDDNDVIRFLKYFTFIGHEEINRLEETVKTEPEKREAQKTLGSEVTKLVHGEEALQSALNITAALFSGNIQELSKSEIEEAFQDVPSSMIDLEDMGILDLLVAVKAAPSKRQARQDVESGAVTVNGVRVQQTEAKVSDLGRLGGSYLVIRRGKKNYYLAQFQG from the coding sequence ATGAACATTTTACAGGATTTGGAGTTTCGCGGATTGCTGCATCAAATTACGGATCGGGAGGGACTCGACAAGAAGCTGAGCGAGGAGAAAGTGGTGCTGTACTGCGGTTTTGACCCTACGGCGGACAGCCTCCACATCGGAAGTCTGCTTCCGATATTAACATTAAGAAGATTTCAACAAGCGGGGCATATTCCTCTAGCGTTAGTGGGTGGAGGTACAGGCTTGATTGGAGACCCAAGCGGAAAAGCGAACGAACGGACGCTGAATGGTCCGGAGGTGGTAGAAGCCTGGTCGGAAAGTATTAAATCTCAGCTTTCGCGATTCCTGGACTTCTCCGAAGAACGTGAAAATCCAGCCGAGTTAGTGAACAATTATGATTGGCTAGGTCCACTGAACGTGATTGAATTCCTTCGCGATATCGGTAAAAATTTCACGGTGAATTACATGCTGGCTAAGGATTCCGTCGATTCTAGAATCACCAAGGGGATTTCTTTCACGGAATTCAGTTATATGATTTTACAATCCTACGATTTCTTAAAGCTGGCTGAGACCAAGGGCTGCTCCTTGCAAATCGGAGGAAGTGACCAGTGGGGCAACATAACAGCGGGTCTTGAGCTTATCGGCAAAACGACGGATGTTCGAGCTTATGGAGTTACGCTGCCACTCGTGACTAAGAGCGACGGTCAGAAATTCGGGAAGACTGAAGGCGGAGCCATATGGCTGGATGCTGCCAAAACCTCGCCGTATCAATTCTACCAATTCTGGGTGAATACAGATGATAACGATGTGATTCGTTTCCTGAAATACTTTACATTCATTGGTCATGAAGAGATTAATCGTCTGGAAGAAACAGTGAAAACGGAGCCGGAAAAACGAGAGGCACAGAAAACACTAGGTAGCGAGGTAACCAAACTCGTACATGGGGAAGAAGCTTTACAGAGCGCCTTGAATATTACAGCTGCATTGTTTAGCGGTAATATCCAAGAGCTGTCAAAGAGTGAGATTGAGGAAGCGTTCCAGGATGTTCCATCCAGCATGATTGATCTGGAAGATATGGGAATCCTCGATCTGCTAGTGGCTGTAAAAGCAGCACCTTCCAAGCGACAGGCTCGACAGGATGTTGAGAGCGGTGCTGTCACTGTCAATGGTGTACGTGTGCAGCAGACGGAAGCTAAGGTAAGTGATCTTGGCCGCTTAGGTGGATCCTACCTGGTGATTCGACGCGGGAAGAAAAACTACTATTTAGCTCAATTTCAAGGCTAA